One Candidatus Cloacimonadota bacterium genomic window, GACGTGCTGATCTACGACCGCAGCCAGACCAAGCTGCCCCGCGTGATCATGGCCGAAACCGGCGAGGTGGTGCAGCTGGACAACGGCAACAGCCTCCAGATCATCCTCCACAGCGGCGAAATGCACGAACGCAACGAACGGGAACAGGGCAAATACCAGCTGCGGCGCTTCGAAACCTTTTCCGTGTATATCAGGGACCTGGCCACAAACCTGGATTTCGCGGACAGCGCTTACCGCAGCGACCGGGAAATGACCTATCCCCAGCTGATGGCGGGCATCCGGGCCAAATCGTCCGAGCTGGCGGACAAAGACAGGGAACTGGGCAACCTGTCCCGGCGCCTGCAAGAGCTGGAAGGCAGGCCCAAAGACTACGCCAGCGGCGTGGAACAGAGGCGCCTGGGCATCATGAAGACCCAGGCGGAGGACCAACAGAGGCAGATCAACGAAAACCTGCGCTCGCTGCAGGTGGAGTACCACAAGAAATTCGCCCTCTCCTTCGCCATCGTCATCTTTGTGCTGGTGGGCATCCCCCTGGGCCTGATGACCCGCACCAGCGGCATCGGCATGGCCTTTTCGGTGTCCAGCGTGATCTTCCTCATCTACTACGTGGCCCTCACCGGCGGAGAAGAGCTGGCGGACCGCGCCCTGATGAGCCCCTTCCTTTCCATGTGGCTCACCAACATCGTGTTCATTGTCCTGGGGGCCCTGCTCATCTTCCTTTCCCTGCGGGAAAAACACCTTGTCAACCTCAACCTGCTCAGCTGGCGGCTTTCCCACCGCAAGGTGAAGCTGCAAAACGCTCCCGACGAGCTGATCCACTGAGGCGAACATGCGCGTGCTCGACCGTTATTTGATCCGGGAATTCCTGAAGACCTATCTGATCGTCTTCCTCTCCTTCTCCGTGGTCTTCATCGTCATCGACGTGATCGACAACCTTGCCCCCCTCATGCGCAGCGGCGCCACGCTCCAGCTGGCCATCCTGTATTATCTGCTGCGCCTGCCCTATCTGATCGTGCTCACCTCTCCCGTCACAATGCTCATCACAGGGCTGTTCCTGATGAATTCCCTGGCCAGGCACAACGAAAGCGTGGCCATCCGCGCCGCCGGGGTTAGCGTCACCCGCGCGATGCTGCCCCTCTTTGCCCTGGGCCTGCTGATCAGCCTCGGAGTGGCGGTCTTTGGGGAATATGTGCTGCCCTGGGCGGAAAAAACGCGCAACTACGTTTACGACGTGAAGATCCAGGGCGCGCAGGCGGAGGACAACCTGCTCAAGGCCAGGGTGCACTATCAGGGCACTAAAAACGACTTTTACTATTTCGCCTTCTTCGATGGCTATCAAAACACCATCCGCGTGATCGACCTCACCAAGCTCGACCCCAAGGACAAAGAGATCGCCGAGCGGGTGACGGCCTCCTCCGCCGTTTGGCAGAAAGACCGCTGGCTGCTGCAGGATTGCGAGATCCGGCGCTTCGACAAAGGCAAACAGACCTACCACGCCTATTACCCCAGCACCACCCTGCCCCTGCTGGAGGTGAAGCCCGAGGATTTCGTGCGCATCACCAAAAAAACGCTCTCCCTCACCTTCCCCGAGCTGCGGGACTACATCGCCCGGCTGAACAAGATGGGCGAGCCCGCCAACCGCGAGACGGTGGACCTGCACATGAAGCTGGCCTTCCCCCTCACGAACCTGATCGTGATCTTCTTCTTCATCCCCGTGGCCACTTCCAACACCCGCTCCAAAAGCCGCGGCCTGGTGTTCCTGCTGGGCCTGGTGGTCTGCTTCCTCTACCTGATCATGGTGCGCGTGGTGCAAAGCCTGGGCTACAGCGGCGTCATCCCGCCCGTCTGGGCCGCCTGGCTGCCCAATTTGTTCTTCACTTTGCTGGGCCTGGCCTTCCTCCGCAAAGCCGAGATCTAAAAAAAACCTTGTAGAAAAACAGCCTCTGAAAATATTGGCTTTTCAAACCGAATTTTACCCATCATGGGAGGAGATAAATGCTCGACAGCCTTAGAAAAAACCAAAAAATGATCGTTTACATCGTGGCCGCGGCCTTCATCCTCAGCCTGGGTGCCGGCGGCATCTTCGGCGGGGAACAGCTGATGGAATCGTTCCGAGGAAAATACCTGGGCAAGGTGAACGGAACCACGATCAGCCCGCAGGAATTCAACGCCAAGGTCCAGGAAGTGGTCCAGCGCTATGAGAATCAGGGCCAGACCGTGGACGAGACCATGATGACCTATGTTTACAACACTGCCTGGCAGGAGCTTGTGGACAACGCCATCTGGCAGCAGCAGATCAAGAAACACAAGATCAAGGTTTCCGAAACCGAGATCAAGAACGCCATGGAAAACGAGATCCCGCCGGAACTGCAGCAAAACCCCAACCTGCAAACCAACGGCAGGTTCGACAAGAGCAAATACTTCGCGGCCCTGAACAACAACTACGAGCTCCGCGCCGCCATGTATCAGAGCATGCAGGAATATCTGCCCAAAAAGAAGCTGCAGGACAAGATCCGCAAAGAAGCCAAGATCACCGCCGACAGCCTCAAGGCCGAATACATCAAGGATTCGGACAGCGTAACCGGCAAGGCCGTCTGGTTCGATTTCAACCTGGCCGACAGCTCCGCGGTGAAGGTTACCGACGCCGAGGTGAAAAAATATTACGAAGCCAACAAGGACAAGGAATTCAAGAAAGGCCCCGCCTCGCGCCTCAAATACGTCACCATCCCCATCAAACCCTCCGACCAGGATTACAACGACGTGAAGCTGGAGATCGATGAGATCTACAACCGGCTGGTGCGCGACGCCCAGAATTTCGCCGACCTGGCCCTCGAATATTCCGAGGACCCCGGCTCTGCCGAAAGGGGCGGCTCCCTGGGCAGGTTCAAGCGCGGCCAGATGGTCCCCGAATTCGATAAGGTGGCCTTTGCCCTCAAGGCCGGCCAGATCTCCAAGCCCTTCAAAACCCAGTTCGGCTGGCACATCGTTCGCTGCGACACCATCTTCCCCGCCCCGGCCGGACAGGAAGAGCTTTCCGCCAGCCACATCCTCTTCAAGGTGAACACCACCGAATCCACCCGCAACGACCTGCGGGACCAGGCCAAAGACGCCGCCAAACTGATCTCCAAACAGGGCATCGACAAGGCGGCCAAAGCACTGAAGCTGGAAGTAACCACTTCGCGCTGGCTGGCCCACGACAATCCCCAGATGGAAGGTTTCGGCGAGCACGGAGGCCTCTACCAGTTCATGAAATCCAAAAAGGCCGGCAAGGTCTCCGATCCCTATCTGATGAAGATCAACGGCGAAGACAGCTATGTGATCGCCCAGATCACCGACAACAAGAAAGTCTATTACGAGGATTTCGCCGAGAAAAAACTCCAGATCAAATTCGACCTCGAGAAGCAGAAAAAGATCGCCCACGTGAAGGCCAAGGCCGAAAACTTCGTGAAGCGCGTGGCCAAGGAAAACTACCTCACCGCCGCCGTGCAGGAAGGCTGGAAAGTGATCGACCTGAAAGACCACAAAGCCAAATCCCGCCTGGCCGCTCCCGTGAACGCCCAGATGGACGATTTCGACAAAGCCGCCCTCGCCCTCAATTCCGGGGCCTGGTCAACCCTCATCACCACCAAGGAAGGCCCCTTCCTCATCCTGGCCGAAAGCCGCAACAAACCGAACCTGCAGGCCTTCGACAAAGCCAAGCAGGAAGAGCTCCGCGACAGGCTGGAAGAAGCCGCCTTCAACCGTTGGTTCCAGCAGCTCCGCAAGGATGCCAAGATAGTTGACAACAGGTATATATACGGTTATTAAAAGCCCATGAGCAAGTTGATGACCGGCGTTAGCGGGGTCCGGGGAGTCTTTGGCGACACCCTGGGCCCCGAAGTCGTTCTGCGCTACGCGGCACGCTTCGGAAGCTTCATTTCCCAAAATTCTCTCTCCCCCGCCCGCGGCTCCAAACCCAGGATCGTGGTGGGCAGGGATTCCCGCACCACCGGCGTGGCCATGCTGAACTCTGTGACGGCCGCCCTGCTCAGCGTGGGCTGCGACGTTATCGACCTGGGCATCGTGGCCACCCCCACCGTGCTTTTGAATGTGCTGAAACACTCCGCCCAAGGCGGGATCAGCATCACCGCCTCCCACAACCCCCCTCAGTGGAACGCCCTCAAATTCGTGGACGGCGACGGCATGTTCCTGGCCGCCGAAAAAGCCGCCGCTTTCCTGAGCTCGGTGGCGGAACCTGTGGCTTGGAACGGCTGGCAGGACATGGGCCTGCTGAGCGGGGACACGCAGGGCACCGCCCATCACCTGGACAAGGTTTTGGGCATTCCCTGGCTGGATCTGGACCGGATCCGCGCCCGCAAATTCAAGGTTGTCATCGATTCCGTGAACGGAGCCGGCGGCCTCATTTCGCCCCTGCTGCTCAAAGCCCTGGGCTGCGAGGTCATCGCCATCAATTCCGCCCCCACCGGCGTTTTCGCCCATCCCGCCGAACCCCTGAACGCGAACCTGGCCCAGCTCGAGGAAGAGGTTCGCAAAAACAGGGCCGACCTCGGCTTCGCCACCGATCCCGACGTGGACCGCCTGTCCATCGTGGACGAACATGGCGCTTGCATCGGTGAGGAATACTCCGTGGCCCTCGCGGAACTCTTCATCCTGCCCAAAAACCCCGGCCCCATCGTTGTCAACCTTTCCTCCTCCATGCTTTCAGACCACATTGCCACCCGTTTCGGAGTGCAGGTCCACCGCGCCAAAGTGGGCGAGATCAACGTGGGCAAGCTCATGCGGGAACTGAAGTCCCCCGTGGGCGGCGAAGGCAACGGCGGCATCATCTGCCCCGAAGTGAACTACACCCGCGACGCCGTCGCCGGCATGGCCCTCATCCTCGGTTTGCTGGCCGAAAGCGGCAAAACCGTTTCCCAAATGGTGGATGATCTGCCCCGCTTCTACTTTGCCAAAGGCAGGCTTGAACTGCCGCCTGAACGCATGGACGCGGCCATGGCCAGCCTCCCCGGCCTTTTGGCAGCCTACGAACTCGACCAGCGCGACGGCGTCAAAGCCACCGCCCCGGACCACTGGATCCACGTGCGCAAAAGCGGCACCGAACCCATCATCCGGATCTACGTGGAAAGCCCCTCCCTGGAACGCTCCACCCAACTCTGCCAGGACCTCATCGCCAAACTCAGCGTTTAATAAGTTACTCCCGGCCGGGGATCCTTTCCCAAACCAAGCCCAACCCACGCGTCATTCAAAAAAACCATACTGGAGTCGAACCTTGCTCGAGTTAAGCGAGTCACGAGCATCGACTGCAGCAGAACATCCCCCTCCCTTCCCTAAACCCACGTCATTCCGGACGCAGGTGCTTCAGCGCCGGAGATCCGTCGGGGGCCCCAGTCGCTGGCGCGACTACCCCGGAATGACACTCTGGGACTTGGTGGGGGATGGTTTCTGGATTCGATTCACCCCACCGGCCAACAAGTTGTCCGGCGAGGACCCCGACGGGTGAAGACCGGAATGACGTGCGTTTGCGGCGTGGCGGAGGATGTTTAAATCCGTAAATCCGTGCAATCCGTGAATCCGTATGAAAATGCGAGTACCTAGCCGGAACATTGCCCCGCCTGCTGGGCCGGAACATCACCCTGCCTGCCCGGCCGCGGACTTTTTCATTGACAGAAGGCAGGCGTGGAAAGAAGAGGATACCAGTGTGGAAGCGCCGTAAGCGCTTCTCACGGCTACAAACACCAGGGAAGGCCACAATGCCAAAAAGCAAAACCCAGATAAGGCGCAGGATCGTTCAGACAGCCAGTTTGGCGCTGGCGCTGGGGTTTCTCGCGCTGGTGGTTTGGGGTGGAAAACACAGCATCCATGAGGCCTGCCCCTACGCGCTGGTCTGTTTCGGGCTCAGCGGGGGAACCTTTTTACGGCTGGGCGGCTGGGCGATGGCGGGGGCCATCGTTTTCGGCTTTGCCGTGCTGGTTTACACCATGTTTCAGGGACGCCAGTTCTGCGCCTGGCTGTGTCCGCTGGGAACAGCGCAGGAACTGCTGTATTCCCTGCGGGGAAAACGCCACCGGATGAAGCACAGAACCCCTTTTTACGCGGAACGCCGGCTGGCCTGGCTGAAATATCCGATCCTGCTGGTGACCGCAGCCCTCACGCTGCTGGGCCTGAATTATCTCTTCATCCGGCTCTGTCCCTTTTACTCGCTTTCCCTGCTGCCGAAGCTGATCGCCCCGGGCCTGGCCGTTTTGGGCGCGGTGCTTCTGAGATCCCTCTTCGGAGAGCGGGAATGGTGCCGCTTTCTCTGTCCCTACGCCGCTTTGATGAATGTTTTCCAGTGGCTGGGGGAAGCGGTGGGGATCCGGCGCAAAAAGATCAGGAGAAACCTGGAACGCTGCACCGACTGCGGTTTGTGCTCGCTGAACTGCCCCATGAACATCAACATCGCCGCACAGGAATACGTGCAGGACCGCAATTGCATCCACTGCGGCATCTGCGCCGAGAGCTGCCCCAAACCCGGCACCTGCTGCGAGGAGCGCGAATGAAAAACATTGCCGTGATCATCATCACCAGCCTGCTTGTGGCCGTGATCGCCCTGCAGATCCTGGCCGCGTTGAACATCTTTCCCCGGCAGGAGCAGGTGGAGGTCTGCCCTGTGGACGCCATTTCCATGCAGGGCGGAAAAGCAGTGATAGACAGGAAAAAATGCATCGGCTGCCGGCGCTGCGTGGCGGGGATCTGCCCTCCCGTGGAAATTGTGCGGGATACGGTCTTCGTTTCTGCTGCTCCCGCGGCCACCCTGAAAACCGAAAAACAACCTTCAGCCCCGCCCGCTGCCAAACCCGCAAAAGCCCCCCTAGAGTCAAGCACTCCCAACCAGACTGGATACCGGGTGAACGCTGAAAAGTGCATCGGCTGCGGCCTCTGCACCATCTATTGCCCCACCGGCGCGATCAAGATGGTGAACGACAAGGCGGTGATCGACCCCGCCAAATGCATCAACTGCGGCCTCTGCAAAAACGGCAACAACGCGGAATTCAAGGGTTGCCCGGTGAAAGCCATCTCCGGGCCGTGAACAGGCAACCAGAACCACTCATCCACCTGCCCCGAACGCGCGTCATTCCGGACCCGACTGCGTCGTCCCGGAATGACGGAACGTTGTTAGATAAGGGAGTGGCCTTCCGGGCTTTCCGAAATAAAAAAGACAAACCCCTGCGGGGTTTCGCAAACGGGGACGTTTGCGGCTCCTGTAACGCGGCGGACGTTTGCAGCTCCTGTAACACGGCGGACGTTTGCGGCTCCTGTGCCCCCAGTTCAGATTGCAGTTGACCAAAACCGCCCCCCCAATAAAATGAGAAAAAACAAAATACAAACATGGAGGAAATCATGAGAAAGACCGTTGTGGTAAGTGCCAAACGGACTCCCATCGGAAGTTTCGGAGGAGTGTTCAAGGACGTGTCGGCAGTGGAATTGGGCGTGGCCGTGATGAAAGCCATCTTCGCGGAAACCGGCCTGATCGGCGAGCAGATCGACGAGGTGATCCTCGGCAACGTTTGCGGCGCCGGGCACGGACAGAACATCGCCCGCCAGGTGGCCATCAAAAGCGGCGTGCCGGACCATACACCAGCCTATACCGTGAACAAGGTTTGCGGCTCGGGCATGAAAAGCGTCACCCTGGGCGCGCTGATGATCGGCGCCGGTGAAGCGGACATCGTGGTGGCCGGCGGCACCGAAAACATGAGCCAGATCCCCTATGTGTCGATGGACACCCGCTGGGGCGGCAAAATGGGCGACAAAACCCTCACCGACCTGATGATCCGCGACGGTTTGAGCGACATTTTCAACAACTTCCACATGGGCGTGACGGCGGAAAACCTGGCCGAAAAATACCAGATCAGCCGCGAAGAACAG contains:
- a CDS encoding LptF/LptG family permease, which produces MKILSRYILREHVAPFFLSLLVVTFVLLIDRVIDLLDLIIEKKLDANTVLQLFGLSLPYMVALSIPMAVLVATILAFGRMTVDRETIAMKSSGINLYRLLGPLMLTALLLTGVMAWFNHYFLPNANHKLKNLTVKIAYYRPMTIIKPNAFTTLTDYTIFVKDNQNNELRDVLIYDRSQTKLPRVIMAETGEVVQLDNGNSLQIILHSGEMHERNEREQGKYQLRRFETFSVYIRDLATNLDFADSAYRSDREMTYPQLMAGIRAKSSELADKDRELGNLSRRLQELEGRPKDYASGVEQRRLGIMKTQAEDQQRQINENLRSLQVEYHKKFALSFAIVIFVLVGIPLGLMTRTSGIGMAFSVSSVIFLIYYVALTGGEELADRALMSPFLSMWLTNIVFIVLGALLIFLSLREKHLVNLNLLSWRLSHRKVKLQNAPDELIH
- the lptG gene encoding LPS export ABC transporter permease LptG; this encodes MRVLDRYLIREFLKTYLIVFLSFSVVFIVIDVIDNLAPLMRSGATLQLAILYYLLRLPYLIVLTSPVTMLITGLFLMNSLARHNESVAIRAAGVSVTRAMLPLFALGLLISLGVAVFGEYVLPWAEKTRNYVYDVKIQGAQAEDNLLKARVHYQGTKNDFYYFAFFDGYQNTIRVIDLTKLDPKDKEIAERVTASSAVWQKDRWLLQDCEIRRFDKGKQTYHAYYPSTTLPLLEVKPEDFVRITKKTLSLTFPELRDYIARLNKMGEPANRETVDLHMKLAFPLTNLIVIFFFIPVATSNTRSKSRGLVFLLGLVVCFLYLIMVRVVQSLGYSGVIPPVWAAWLPNLFFTLLGLAFLRKAEI
- a CDS encoding 4Fe-4S binding protein, which produces MPKSKTQIRRRIVQTASLALALGFLALVVWGGKHSIHEACPYALVCFGLSGGTFLRLGGWAMAGAIVFGFAVLVYTMFQGRQFCAWLCPLGTAQELLYSLRGKRHRMKHRTPFYAERRLAWLKYPILLVTAALTLLGLNYLFIRLCPFYSLSLLPKLIAPGLAVLGAVLLRSLFGEREWCRFLCPYAALMNVFQWLGEAVGIRRKKIRRNLERCTDCGLCSLNCPMNINIAAQEYVQDRNCIHCGICAESCPKPGTCCEERE
- the glmM gene encoding phosphoglucosamine mutase, with translation MSKLMTGVSGVRGVFGDTLGPEVVLRYAARFGSFISQNSLSPARGSKPRIVVGRDSRTTGVAMLNSVTAALLSVGCDVIDLGIVATPTVLLNVLKHSAQGGISITASHNPPQWNALKFVDGDGMFLAAEKAAAFLSSVAEPVAWNGWQDMGLLSGDTQGTAHHLDKVLGIPWLDLDRIRARKFKVVIDSVNGAGGLISPLLLKALGCEVIAINSAPTGVFAHPAEPLNANLAQLEEEVRKNRADLGFATDPDVDRLSIVDEHGACIGEEYSVALAELFILPKNPGPIVVNLSSSMLSDHIATRFGVQVHRAKVGEINVGKLMRELKSPVGGEGNGGIICPEVNYTRDAVAGMALILGLLAESGKTVSQMVDDLPRFYFAKGRLELPPERMDAAMASLPGLLAAYELDQRDGVKATAPDHWIHVRKSGTEPIIRIYVESPSLERSTQLCQDLIAKLSV
- a CDS encoding 4Fe-4S binding protein: MKNIAVIIITSLLVAVIALQILAALNIFPRQEQVEVCPVDAISMQGGKAVIDRKKCIGCRRCVAGICPPVEIVRDTVFVSAAPAATLKTEKQPSAPPAAKPAKAPLESSTPNQTGYRVNAEKCIGCGLCTIYCPTGAIKMVNDKAVIDPAKCINCGLCKNGNNAEFKGCPVKAISGP
- a CDS encoding peptidylprolyl isomerase, giving the protein MLDSLRKNQKMIVYIVAAAFILSLGAGGIFGGEQLMESFRGKYLGKVNGTTISPQEFNAKVQEVVQRYENQGQTVDETMMTYVYNTAWQELVDNAIWQQQIKKHKIKVSETEIKNAMENEIPPELQQNPNLQTNGRFDKSKYFAALNNNYELRAAMYQSMQEYLPKKKLQDKIRKEAKITADSLKAEYIKDSDSVTGKAVWFDFNLADSSAVKVTDAEVKKYYEANKDKEFKKGPASRLKYVTIPIKPSDQDYNDVKLEIDEIYNRLVRDAQNFADLALEYSEDPGSAERGGSLGRFKRGQMVPEFDKVAFALKAGQISKPFKTQFGWHIVRCDTIFPAPAGQEELSASHILFKVNTTESTRNDLRDQAKDAAKLISKQGIDKAAKALKLEVTTSRWLAHDNPQMEGFGEHGGLYQFMKSKKAGKVSDPYLMKINGEDSYVIAQITDNKKVYYEDFAEKKLQIKFDLEKQKKIAHVKAKAENFVKRVAKENYLTAAVQEGWKVIDLKDHKAKSRLAAPVNAQMDDFDKAALALNSGAWSTLITTKEGPFLILAESRNKPNLQAFDKAKQEELRDRLEEAAFNRWFQQLRKDAKIVDNRYIYGY